The Achromobacter deleyi region CGGTGTCGCGCAGCGCCATGCAGCAGGCCCTCAAGACCGCGCTGCACAGTATCGACGACGAGTCGGCATCGCCGCATCAGCCCAAGTCGCTGCGGCGCGATGTCATCGAAGCGGCGCTCGGGCAGGCGCTGGCCTCCGGCGCCGGCATGAGCGTGGTGCTGCAGCCGCAGATGAGCCTGTCGACGGGACGCGTGGTGGCGGCGGAAGCCTTGTCGCGCTGGGTCCATCCGGAACTGGGCGTGATTTCGGCGGCGGACTTCGTGCCGGCCTCCCATCGGCTGGGCCTGGACCGCATCCTCTTCAGCCGCGTCACCGACCGGGTCCTGGAGGTGCTGCGCCAGATGCATGACGAGGACATCGCCGTGCCCATCGCCATCAACGCATCCGCCTCCACGCTGTGCTCCAGGGACCTGCCGGGCCTGCTGGAGCAGCGTGTCGGGCAGGCGGGCCTGCCGGCCCGGCTGGTCAAGGTGGAGCTGACCGAGGACGAGCCCGTGACCGATTGGCTGGCGTTGTCGTCGTCCTTGAATCTGCTGCGGGTGCGCGGCTTTGAGCTGGCGATGGACGACTTCGGCGCGGGCATCGCGTCCATGCGGCTGTTTTCGGCGATGCCTTTCACCGAATTGAAGATTGACCGCGACTTCATCGTGCACATGCACAGCGAGCCGGCCTCGCGCGCGGTGGTGGCCGCGGCGATCGAGATGGGGCGGGTGCTGGGGCGCCGCGTGGTGGCCGAGGGCGTCGAACAGGAGCGCGACGTGCAGTTGCTGCGCGAGCTGGGCTGCGACGTGGCGCAGGGCTACGGTATTTCGATGCCTTTGGAGCCCAGGGCCTTCATCGAGTTCTGCCGCGGCCGACAGGCCATGCAAGGCCAGGGCGGCCTTTGATCGGCGGACCTTTGAGACGGATCAAGAACGCGCCGGCGTAACGGAAAACACGGCCTTCGGCGACACTACAATCACGTCATTCGAGCTGCGCCTGCGCGGCGCAGGCCCCGGTTTCCGACGGAGCGATGCACCGATGCGACGAGTCCTGACTGCTGTTCTCCTGGTTTCCCTGCTGGCCTGGGCGGGCTCCTGTTGGCTGCAGCCGCCCGCCGAATTCAACATCTGGACCGCGCGCGACCAGCTCATCCTGTTGACCGGGTTGAGCGCCTACGCGCTGATGGCGCTGATCATGCTGCTGGCGGTGCGGCCGATGTGGCTGGAGCGCAGGCTCGGCGGGCTGGACAAGATGTACCTGCTGCACAAGTGGAGCGGCATCCTGGCCACGGCGCTGGCTGCGGCGCACTACCTCATCAAGGTGGGTAAGCCGGTATTGCTGGTCTTTTTCGACCCGGCGGTCAAGACGCCGCGCGCAGCCGCCTTGCTCGATGTCTTTCGCGGCTCGGCCAAGGACATCGGCGAATGGGCCGTGTGGATCCTGCTGGCCATGGTTCTGCTGACGCTGTGGCGGCGCTTTCCCTATCACGTTTGGCGCCAGGTGCATCGCATTGCCGCCGTCATCTTCCTGGTGGTCGCCTTCCATGGCGTGGTCCTGACGCCCGCTGCGTGGTGGTGGCAGCCCGCGGGATGGCTGGTGGGCGTCGCGACCGCCGTGGGGACGGTCTGCGCCGTGCTGGCCCTGACCGGCAACATCGGCCGTGCCCGGCGCCACAAGGGGCATGTGCTGGCGGTCCATGCCTTGTCGGACGACATTCTGGCGCTGACCTGCAAGGTGGAGGGCAACTGGCATCACCGCGCCGGGCAATTCGCCTTTCTGACCGCGGACTCCCGCGAAGGCGCGCATCCCTTCACGGTGTCGGGCGCCGATGACGGCACCGGGCGCGTGCAGTTCTCCATCAAGGCGCTGGGCGACTACACCCGGCGCCTGCAGAAGAGCCTGGCGGTGGGCCAGGCGGTGACGGTGGAAGGGCCCTACGGCTGCTTCGACTTTCAGCGCGATGACGGGCGGCCGCAGGTCTGGGTAGGCGCCGGCATTGGCGTCACCCCCTTCATTTCATGGCTGGAATCCCTGCAGGCCCGGCCGCAAGACGCGCCGGCCGCCACCCTGTATTACTGCGCCCGCAATGCCGCCGATGCCCCGTTCGCCGCGCGGTTGCAAGAGTTGTGCGCCCGGATTCCGACCGTGACTCTGCACGTGCGCTACAGCGACAGGCAGCGGCCCTTGACCGCTGCCGAGCTGGTCCCGGAGCACCGGGCGGACGCGCCATGGCCCAGTGTGTGGTTCTGCGGCCCCACGGGCTTTGCCGACGCGTTGAAGGATGGCCTGCACCGGCTGGGGATGCCGGTGCGGCAGCTGTTCCACCAGGAGGCGTTCCAGATGCGCTAGGCCCATGCGGGGCTCATCTCGCCAGTCGCGGGCCGTTTCAGATGCCGGACACGTCGATATCGCCGGGATAGTCGACCGAGAACTTCAGGACGGTCTCGCGCGACTTGCCCGGTTCCATCTCCCAGTCCCAGACCAGCTTGCCGTCGTCTTCGCGCTTGATGTCGCGATCGGCGGGCGAGATCAGCTTGACCACGATCTTCTCGTTCCGGGAGATGGGCAGGCGGTCCTTGAACGACACCTGCTCCTTGGTGGCCTTGTTGTTCTTCACGGTGATCTTGTATTCATAGGTCACGCGCTTGCCGCTGCCGGAAAAGCCGGTGCTTTCCGTGTAGCGGTTCACGAGCTGGCGCTTGATGGAAATGCCGTCGTCGGCCCCCAGCGCCAGTTCGACCTTCTCGCCAGGCATCACCGCCTTCATGGAGCTGGACGCGACGAAGGCGTCGTCCAGGAAGGTGTTCAGTGGGCCGGCCAGGAACGGAATGTCCGTGCTGTTGGCGGCCTGAGCCGTCAGGTAGACGGCTTCGCGCAGCCCGGGCGTGGACTGGTATTGCAGCGTGGCGGGCAGCTTGGCGGTCGCGATGGCGACGCGCTGCGTCGTGTTGTCGGACAGGAGCGTCGCCGGTGCCTTGATCTGGAACGACGCGCTGGTCGCCGCGTTCTGTACCTGGGCGGTGGAGACCTCGATGGCTTCCGGCACGGGTTCGGGGGATATCGAGCCCGCTGCGTCCTCCGCGGCCCGGGAGCGCGGGGCGCGCTTGAACTGCTGCATCGCGGCGGCTTGCTCGGCTACCGGGGCCGGCGCGGCGACGGGGCGGGGCGGCGGCGGCGGGGCGGCCACATCAATGATCCACGGCTGCAGCGACGGCGCGCCGCCGCCCAGGGACGGCCTGGCGGTGGACAGCGTGAGCTTGACGTTGTTCCAGTCCTCGCCCGTGTTCTGGCGGATGACGCCGAAGTAGCCCAGGTCCACGTTGCGGTCCGCCGGGCGCAGGCGCGCGTCGTAGGAGGGTGTCCAGCGCGCGCCCGCGACCGCGTAGGACACCGCCAGGTCCAGCTTGCCCGCCCGGGCCAGGTTCACGCGCAAGGTGACCGTCTTGCTGCGCTGGCCGAGTTCGCCCCGAGCCTGTCCCAGCTGGTTTTGCAGCACGGCCAGTTCCAGGTCGAGCGCGGCTTTCTGTTCCGCGACGCGGCGCAGGCCGGCCAGCGTCTTTGCCAGCGTATCGGCGCTGAGCGACTGGATCGTCTTGAGTTCGTCCAGCGTGAGGCGAGCGCCGTCCTTGGCCGGTTCCGTCGCGCCGCGCTGCATCATCAGCACGAGCTCGCGCTGGTTGTCCAGCACCGCTGCCTCGTCGTCGAGCGCGGCCTGCCGCGCCTCGAGCTTGCGGATCTGTTCGTCGAGCTGGCGGACTCGTTCGTTGGTGGCGTCGGCCTGGTAGGCGTCCCGGACCTTCACGTCCAGCAATGTGGCCTGGCCGGTGCTCTTGGCCGTGACCTGCAGTGAATTTTCCTGAAGCGAGGCAGGCAGCTTTTCCAGCACCAGCTCATGTTCGCCCGCAGGCAGTTCGCTGCTGGCGGCCCGGGTCACGACGGCGCGGTCTTGATAGACCGTCACGGCGCCTATGGATGAGGCCAGCCCGGCGGCGGCGCCAAGGCCGGGAATGGTTGCAATGGCCAAGGCCAGGAGAGTACGTCGCACAGGGACACCTCTAAAAGGTTGATTGCGGCCGGATTCCGTCTTGGGGACGTATCGGCGACAGCGCGAGAATTTAACGTGTGTCCGCGGTTGCCAGTTTACGGAAGATGACAAAACGCGACAGAGGGATGCCAACAGATACTAAGCGCGCTCCGGGTGCGCCAGGCGGCGCAGCATGTCGACCGCGTTCTCCGCCGCGATCGAGCGATCGTGGCGGCGATAGGCCATGTCGAGCAGGGCGTGCGGCGCGTCGCCCTTGATGGGCCGGTACTCGATACCCTGCGCGCCCATGTGGCGCATGGCGGCGGGCACGATGGAAATGCCCACGCCGGCGGCCACCAGGCTCACGATCGAAGCCATCTGCGGCGCTTCCTGGATGACGCGCGGCGCAAAGCCGGCCCGCTGGCAGGCGGACTGGATCGCATCGTACAGGCCTGCGCCGATGGGCCGCGGATACAGCACAAAGTCCTCATTGGCCAGCGCCGCGATGGGAACGCCGCGCTTGCGGCTGAGCGGGTGGTCGGGCGGCAGGGCGACCAGCATCGGTTCGTCCAGCACACGCTCGGATTCGAATTCGGGGTCCAGCACATAGGGAGGACGCACGAACGCCACGTCCACGTCGCCCGCCCGCAGCCCGCGCAGCAGTGAAATGGTGTTGCTCTCGGTCAGCGTGACGCGCACGTCGGGGTAGCGGTCCCGGTAGGCCCGGATGGCGCGGGGCAGGTAGGGATGGAACACGGCCGAGGCCGTAAAGCCCACGGTGACCGCGCCGCGCTCGCCGCGCCCCAGGCGGCGGGCCAGGTCGATGGCGCGGTCGGCGCTGGCCAGGATGGCGCGCGCGTCCTCCAGGAATTGGGCGCCGGCTTCAGTGAGTGCAATGCCGCGCGGCAGGCGCAGGAAGAGCGGTGTGCCGATCTCGCGCTCCAGCTGTTGGATCTGCTGGCTGAGCGGGGGTTGGCCGATGCCCAGGCGTGCCGCCGCCCGCGTGAAGTGCAGTTCTTCGGCGACAGCGGTGAAGTAGCGCAGGTGACGCAATTCCATCTTTTTTATATATGAGCAGGGTTGGTTTCATATATTGGACATATGAAGGGGAAAAGTCTACCTTGTGCTCACGGGCTCGCGGCCCGTTGTTATTCGAGAATCCTGATGTCTACCCCCTCTGCAAGCCCCGCACCCGAACGCGACGCCGCGCCAGCGACGCCATCCGACTATCTGGCCCGCGGCACGCCCGCACTGCGCCGTGCGCAATGGGCCTTGTTCGCCGCCGGCTTTTCCACCTTTTCCCTGCTTTATTGCGTGCAGCCGCTGATGCCGCTGTTCACGCGCGCTTTCAACGTGTCGCCCGCGCAGAGCAGCCTGGTGCTGTCGCTGTGCACGGGCCTGCTGGCGGTCGCCATCTTCTTCGTGGGGCTGTTTTCCCAGGCCTTGCCGCGCAAGCGCATCATGGCGCTGTCGCTGTTTGCATCCGCGGTCCTGGGCACGATTGCCGCCGTGGCGCCCGACTGGCACAGCCTGTTGGCGCTGCGCGCGCTGCAGGGCGTGGCGATGGGCGGCGTGCCGGCCGTCGCCATGGCTTACCTGGCCGAAGAGGTCGAGCCCGGCACGCTGGGCTTCGCGATGGGCCTGTACATCAGCGGCAGCGCCTTCGGCGGACTGTCGGGCCGCGTCATCACCGGCCTGGTGTCCGACCATTTCGGCTGGCGCGCGGCCATGGGCACGCTGGGGCTGCTGGGGATCGTGGCGGCCGTGCTGTTCGTGTGGCTACTGCCGGCCTCGCGCCGCTTCACGCCGCGGCGCGGGCAGGGATGGGCCGGAGTGTGGGGCGATGTCCGGGCCGGCGCGGGTTCGCACCTGAAGAATGGCCCCTTGTGCGGCCTGTTCGCGCTGGGCGGCCTGCTCATGGGCGCTTTCGTCGCGGTCTACAACTACGTCGGCTTCCGCCTGCTGCTGCCCCCGTTCTCGCTGAGCCAGACGTTCATCGGCTTCATCTTTGTCGTCTACCTGGTTGGAATCTTTGCCTCGACGTACTTCGGCCGCCTGGCCGACCGTCACGGGCGCGGCGCGATGCTGTCCGCCGCAACCGGCCTGGCGCTGGCGGGCCTGCTGCTGACCCTGTCGGATTACCTGCCCATCCTGATCGCGGGCATCGTCGTGTTCACCTTCGGCTTCTTCGCCGCGCACGCCGTGGCCAGCGGCTGGGTCGGGCAGATGGCGCGTGGCTACAAGGCGCTGGCTGCCTCGCTTTACCTGCTGGTGTACTACGTGGGTTCTAGCGTGCTGGGCTCCCTGGGCGGGCACTTCTGGACAGTGGGCCTATGGCCGGGCGTCGCCGCGATGGCGGGCGGATTGCTGGCGCTGGCGCTGGCGATCAGCGTGGGCCTGGCCTGGCGTACGGGCCGGTCGCACCGGGCGGGCGGGGCGGCCGGAGGCGCGCCGGGGGACACGGCGGTGCGCGGCGGCTAGGCGCCCGGATTTATTTCGTAAAAGATAAACGTTCTCATTTATACTTCGTGGAATCCTCTCCGGCGCCGGCTCAGGCCCCGCCGTCCTTCTTCCTGTCCGAGGCCCGCGATGAACTCCACGTCCCCCGAACGCCACACCTTGCAGCGCGAGCACGCGGCGCTGCTGGCCGCCTACGGGCAGGCCCAGTCGCACTGCAGCCGGCTGCTGAGTGCGCAGGCCGCGCGCATCGCGCAGCTGGAAGGCGAGACCATGCGCCTGCGGGCCGCGGTGATCCAGCGGGACACGGCGCTGGCCTGGGCGCGCGAAGACCGCCTAGCGCTCGAGGGAGCCATTCCCGGGCTGCCGCGGCGGGTTGCGCTGGCGCGCCGGGTGACGCAATTGATGGAGCGTGTCCAGATACTGATGCGCGAACGCCTGGCTTGGCAGGACCGTGCGAGCCAGGCGCGTGAGCGCCCGGTGGAGCGCTTGTCCGAAACGCCGCCGGCGCGGCCTGCCGTGGCTGCGATCGCGCTGCGCGAAAAGTCGGTGCTGTGCGTGGGCGAGGACGCCATGGCGCTGATGCTGACGCGCAAGGTGGTGGAAATGGCGGGCGGCCGGTACCTGGGGCACAGCGGCGGGGAAGATGCCAATGGCGACACGCTGGAGGCGAGCCTGGTCGCCGCCGACCTGGTGATATGCCAGACCGGCTGCGTGAGCCATGGCGCGTACTGGCGCGTAAAGGATCACTGCACCCGCACCGGCAAGCAGTGCGTGCTGGTCGACAAGCCCGAGGCCTTGACGGCGCTGCGGCTGGAGCGCCAGACGGAACACCACACCGGCTGACTTCGTGCCGCCGCCTGCGCCCGGCGGATGAAGCGTAGCGTCGCGTTACCTAGGGTTTCGGTTCAAGCCTGCCCCTCGCAATACATTCTGTATTGCAAAGGGGGAATCATGCTGACCAAGCAAGACCGCGTGTCCCTGCCATGGACCGATACGCTCGCCCGTCTGGAAGACGAACGCATCATGCTGGAGCGGATCGCCGCCGGCGTGCCGTTGCCGCAAGTGCTGGAGCATGTGCTGCATGCCATCGAGGCGCAGTCCAGCGTGGAGTTGCGCACGTCCATCGCGCTGGTGGATGAAACCGGAGGCCTCCTGCGGCATGGCGCCGCGCCCAGCTTGCCGGACGCCTTCAATGCCGCCGTCGACCGCGCGCCGATCGGTCCGCTGGTGGCGTCGTGGGGTGCGGCGGCGCATTCGGGCAAGCCGGTATACGTGGAGGACATCGCCACGCATCCGGGGTGGCTGCCCTGGCGCGACCAGGCCTTGGCGCATGGGTTGCGCTCCTGCTGGTCCACGCCGATCAAGGCGCCGGACGGCCGGTTGCTGGGCGTGTTCTCGAACTATTACGGCACGAGCCGCCTGCCGTCCGCGCATGATATCGACGCGATCGCGCTGGTCACGCGCAGCGCCGCACTGGCCATCGAGCGGCATTGTCTCGACGTCGCGCTGCGGCGCAGCGGCGAGCGCTGGCGCGCGATGTTCGATGGCATGCAGGAGGCCTTTTTTCTGGCCGAGGCCTTGCGCGACGACGACGGGCGCATCATCGATTTCCGCTTCCTGGAGGTCAACCCGGCGTTCGAGCGGCAAAGCGGCATGAAGGAAGGCGACACGCTGGGCCATACCCTGCGCGAGATGATCCCGGGCGTGCCTGGCCAGATCCTGGACACGTTTGCCCAGGTCGTGGAAAGCGGCGAGCCGGCGCAATTCGAGTTCGCGGTGCCGGCGCCCAAGGACGCCTGGTACGAGGCGCGGGCGCGCAAGGACGGCGCCGACCGGATCATGGCGATGTTTCTTGACGTCACGGCCCGCAAGGCCGCCGAAACGGAGTTGTGGGAAGGCCAGCATCGCAAGAACTTCCTGCTGGCGCTGGGCGACCGGATGCGCGAACTGCATCATCAGTCGGCCATCGAGCAGACCGCCTGCGGAGGGCTGGGCCAGCATCTGGCGCTGGGACTGGTCGCGGTGCTGGATTGGCCGGGCGAAGGCGCGACCCCCGTGCTGTCCACCTGCTGGCGGTCGGAAGCGGACCGCGCGGGCCTGGACGCCCTGGCGCCGGACCAGTTCGGCGAGGAGTTCTACGCCGCGCTGCGCAAGGGCCGCAGCGCATACCTGCAGCCCTTGCTGGCGGAGGCGGGCGGCGAAATCCGACCGTCGGCCATCGTGGTGCCGATGCGCCGCTGGGCCCGGCAAGGCGGCGCGCTGGTTGTCCGGCCCTTGTCGTGCAGCCGGCTCAAGGCTGGCGACCTGGCCTTCATCGAGGAGGTCGCCGAACGAATGTGCGATGCCGTCGAGCGTTCGCAATATGCCCGCATGCTTGAGCAGCGCGTGGAGAACGCCATCGCCGAGCGCGACCGCATCTGGCGGCTGTCGCCCGAGCTGCTGGCCGTGATCGACGCGCAGGGGCGCTTTGTCAGCGTCAATCCCGCGGTGCGCCCCATCCTGGGCTGGACCCCGGACCAGTTCCTGTCGATGGGTCTGACCGAGCTGATCCATCCGGACGACCAGGCGCAGACCCGCGAGGCGTGGGCGCACGCCTCGCACGCGAACTCCGCGCAGGCGGTGCGGCACCTGGAGAACCGCGTGCTCAAGCGCGACGGCGGCTACAGCTGGATCACGTGGAGCATGTCGTGGTCGCAAGACAATCTGTACATGACGGGCCGCGACGACACCGACCTGAAGGCGAAGGCCGAAATGCTGGTCGAAGCCGAGAACGCCCTGCGGCAATCGCAGAAGATGGAGGCGGTGGGGCGGCTGACCGGCGGCATCGCGCATGACTTCAACAATATGCTCCAGGGCATCACGGGCGCCTTGTACCTGATCCAGCGCAAGCTGGCGGGTGGCCGGCCGGAACAGGCGCAGCGCTTCGTCAATGTGGCCATGGATTCCGCGAACCGCGCGGCTCACCTGACACAGCGCCTGCTGACCTTTTCCCGGCGCCAGCCCATCGATCCCAAGCCCTTCAGTGTCCAGGCCACGTTGCAATCGATGGCGGACCTGTTCCACCGCTACACGGGGGAGCGGGTGACGCTGGTGTTCGACCTGGAGCCGGACCTGTGGACGGTGAGGTGCGACAAGAACCAGTTCGAAAATGCCATGCTCAACCTGGTGATCAATGCATGCGACTCGATGCCCAATGGCGGGGTTCTGACGGTCGCCGCGGTCAATGCCCGGCTTGACGGCTCGACGCTGCGGCAAAACCCGGGGGTGGGCCCGGGGGCATACGTCGAGGTGGCGGTGGTGGACATGGGCTGCGGCATGACGCCCGATGTGCTGGCGCATGCGTTCGACCCGTTCTTCACAACGAAACCGCTGGGCGAAGGAACCGGGCTGGGCCTGTCGATGATCTATGGCTTTGCCAAGCAGGCCGGCGGGGCTGCCACGCTGGAGAGCTCGGTGGGGGTCGGTACTTCGGTCAGGCTGTACCTGCCCAGATACGACGGCGAGCCCGAAGCGGCGCAAGAGCTGGCGGCGGTAGGCGGGTTGGGAGCGGCCACGGCGAAGCCGGCGGTCGTGGTGGTGGTGGAGGACGACGCCAATGTGCGCGAGATGGTGCGCGAATGCCTGGTGGAATTGGGCATG contains the following coding sequences:
- a CDS encoding EAL domain-containing response regulator, yielding MPKPDAGATRRILLVEDHPVERAYLQNLLLALGFRRVAGLGSSIEAVSALTRQYYDVLISDIVMGEGDGTRLPNDLRRLVDAGRLKSMPPIIWISSLSDELLQSHVRLALQAGCPSAQALSKPVSRSAMQQALKTALHSIDDESASPHQPKSLRRDVIEAALGQALASGAGMSVVLQPQMSLSTGRVVAAEALSRWVHPELGVISAADFVPASHRLGLDRILFSRVTDRVLEVLRQMHDEDIAVPIAINASASTLCSRDLPGLLEQRVGQAGLPARLVKVELTEDEPVTDWLALSSSLNLLRVRGFELAMDDFGAGIASMRLFSAMPFTELKIDRDFIVHMHSEPASRAVVAAAIEMGRVLGRRVVAEGVEQERDVQLLRELGCDVAQGYGISMPLEPRAFIEFCRGRQAMQGQGGL
- a CDS encoding ferredoxin reductase family protein, whose product is MRRVLTAVLLVSLLAWAGSCWLQPPAEFNIWTARDQLILLTGLSAYALMALIMLLAVRPMWLERRLGGLDKMYLLHKWSGILATALAAAHYLIKVGKPVLLVFFDPAVKTPRAAALLDVFRGSAKDIGEWAVWILLAMVLLTLWRRFPYHVWRQVHRIAAVIFLVVAFHGVVLTPAAWWWQPAGWLVGVATAVGTVCAVLALTGNIGRARRHKGHVLAVHALSDDILALTCKVEGNWHHRAGQFAFLTADSREGAHPFTVSGADDGTGRVQFSIKALGDYTRRLQKSLAVGQAVTVEGPYGCFDFQRDDGRPQVWVGAGIGVTPFISWLESLQARPQDAPAATLYYCARNAADAPFAARLQELCARIPTVTLHVRYSDRQRPLTAAELVPEHRADAPWPSVWFCGPTGFADALKDGLHRLGMPVRQLFHQEAFQMR
- a CDS encoding mucoidy inhibitor MuiA family protein, coding for MRRTLLALAIATIPGLGAAAGLASSIGAVTVYQDRAVVTRAASSELPAGEHELVLEKLPASLQENSLQVTAKSTGQATLLDVKVRDAYQADATNERVRQLDEQIRKLEARQAALDDEAAVLDNQRELVLMMQRGATEPAKDGARLTLDELKTIQSLSADTLAKTLAGLRRVAEQKAALDLELAVLQNQLGQARGELGQRSKTVTLRVNLARAGKLDLAVSYAVAGARWTPSYDARLRPADRNVDLGYFGVIRQNTGEDWNNVKLTLSTARPSLGGGAPSLQPWIIDVAAPPPPPRPVAAPAPVAEQAAAMQQFKRAPRSRAAEDAAGSISPEPVPEAIEVSTAQVQNAATSASFQIKAPATLLSDNTTQRVAIATAKLPATLQYQSTPGLREAVYLTAQAANSTDIPFLAGPLNTFLDDAFVASSSMKAVMPGEKVELALGADDGISIKRQLVNRYTESTGFSGSGKRVTYEYKITVKNNKATKEQVSFKDRLPISRNEKIVVKLISPADRDIKREDDGKLVWDWEMEPGKSRETVLKFSVDYPGDIDVSGI
- a CDS encoding LysR substrate-binding domain-containing protein, with the translated sequence MELRHLRYFTAVAEELHFTRAAARLGIGQPPLSQQIQQLEREIGTPLFLRLPRGIALTEAGAQFLEDARAILASADRAIDLARRLGRGERGAVTVGFTASAVFHPYLPRAIRAYRDRYPDVRVTLTESNTISLLRGLRAGDVDVAFVRPPYVLDPEFESERVLDEPMLVALPPDHPLSRKRGVPIAALANEDFVLYPRPIGAGLYDAIQSACQRAGFAPRVIQEAPQMASIVSLVAAGVGISIVPAAMRHMGAQGIEYRPIKGDAPHALLDMAYRRHDRSIAAENAVDMLRRLAHPERA
- a CDS encoding MFS transporter codes for the protein MSTPSASPAPERDAAPATPSDYLARGTPALRRAQWALFAAGFSTFSLLYCVQPLMPLFTRAFNVSPAQSSLVLSLCTGLLAVAIFFVGLFSQALPRKRIMALSLFASAVLGTIAAVAPDWHSLLALRALQGVAMGGVPAVAMAYLAEEVEPGTLGFAMGLYISGSAFGGLSGRVITGLVSDHFGWRAAMGTLGLLGIVAAVLFVWLLPASRRFTPRRGQGWAGVWGDVRAGAGSHLKNGPLCGLFALGGLLMGAFVAVYNYVGFRLLLPPFSLSQTFIGFIFVVYLVGIFASTYFGRLADRHGRGAMLSAATGLALAGLLLTLSDYLPILIAGIVVFTFGFFAAHAVASGWVGQMARGYKALAASLYLLVYYVGSSVLGSLGGHFWTVGLWPGVAAMAGGLLALALAISVGLAWRTGRSHRAGGAAGGAPGDTAVRGG
- a CDS encoding DUF2325 domain-containing protein; this encodes MNSTSPERHTLQREHAALLAAYGQAQSHCSRLLSAQAARIAQLEGETMRLRAAVIQRDTALAWAREDRLALEGAIPGLPRRVALARRVTQLMERVQILMRERLAWQDRASQARERPVERLSETPPARPAVAAIALREKSVLCVGEDAMALMLTRKVVEMAGGRYLGHSGGEDANGDTLEASLVAADLVICQTGCVSHGAYWRVKDHCTRTGKQCVLVDKPEALTALRLERQTEHHTG
- a CDS encoding PAS domain S-box protein → MLTKQDRVSLPWTDTLARLEDERIMLERIAAGVPLPQVLEHVLHAIEAQSSVELRTSIALVDETGGLLRHGAAPSLPDAFNAAVDRAPIGPLVASWGAAAHSGKPVYVEDIATHPGWLPWRDQALAHGLRSCWSTPIKAPDGRLLGVFSNYYGTSRLPSAHDIDAIALVTRSAALAIERHCLDVALRRSGERWRAMFDGMQEAFFLAEALRDDDGRIIDFRFLEVNPAFERQSGMKEGDTLGHTLREMIPGVPGQILDTFAQVVESGEPAQFEFAVPAPKDAWYEARARKDGADRIMAMFLDVTARKAAETELWEGQHRKNFLLALGDRMRELHHQSAIEQTACGGLGQHLALGLVAVLDWPGEGATPVLSTCWRSEADRAGLDALAPDQFGEEFYAALRKGRSAYLQPLLAEAGGEIRPSAIVVPMRRWARQGGALVVRPLSCSRLKAGDLAFIEEVAERMCDAVERSQYARMLEQRVENAIAERDRIWRLSPELLAVIDAQGRFVSVNPAVRPILGWTPDQFLSMGLTELIHPDDQAQTREAWAHASHANSAQAVRHLENRVLKRDGGYSWITWSMSWSQDNLYMTGRDDTDLKAKAEMLVEAENALRQSQKMEAVGRLTGGIAHDFNNMLQGITGALYLIQRKLAGGRPEQAQRFVNVAMDSANRAAHLTQRLLTFSRRQPIDPKPFSVQATLQSMADLFHRYTGERVTLVFDLEPDLWTVRCDKNQFENAMLNLVINACDSMPNGGVLTVAAVNARLDGSTLRQNPGVGPGAYVEVAVVDMGCGMTPDVLAHAFDPFFTTKPLGEGTGLGLSMIYGFAKQAGGAATLESSVGVGTSVRLYLPRYDGEPEAAQELAAVGGLGAATAKPAVVVVVEDDANVREMVRECLVELGMQVVTAANGEAGLELVRSTPGMNLLVTDVGLPGLNGRQLADAARAAHPGLRVLLMTGYAESAASDRGFLESGIELIVKPFSLEVLGDRVKRMLETVAGPQR